The genomic segment GGCACTGCAATAGTCGTCTGCTTATTAAATTTTCAGCTTTTGATGGCCTAATGACTTACTCTAAGATGCCTACTTGTGTTGCTTTTCCTGAAATCCTTAATTCATTAGAGAAATATATGCTACTTTACGCATACTATTTTCTATTGTTCTTTGTCCTGCATTGTATGAAAAGCATGCTTCTTCTATTACAATAAGCTAACAAAAATGCAGAATATAGATTCCTCTTCTACATGGCTCCAACTAGGACTTGAACTTCAGACTTCACAGTCCTTAAAACAACTCTCGTATTACTAAACTAAAGTTGAATAGTAGAGAAGTGTTTGAAACTCTTACGTCCAATGTTACAAGATAGGGGATTTGACCATTGATTTGCTAGCCCAATGGCAAGAATGTTTACCCTTTTTTGTTGTTCATATCCCTtccaaaattaaataataaaagcaCCATTTCCCTGTAATTTGATCCATTCAACTTTGCCCTAAAGAGTCTGTAATCATCTAAGTTAGATCTATGCAAATGTCAATTAAATATATCAATAGAACCGAAAGACTAGGACAAAAAGGCAACTCAATGCTTCACTTATTAGGGTTCAGCTCACCTATAGTCATTGAACTTATATCTAAATACCATTAAATTCTAATCTCTCTCAAAAACCATAAATTTTCACTTTTGTAACATTACAATTACTAAACCAAATTAAAATCCAATCAAATTCAATCTGAAATTTTGACAGAAACCATATTGAACCTTTAACAAAGTGGAAAATTATTTTGCATGCTTAAATAAAGTCAAAAATAGAAAGAGACGTTTGATTTTATTGGTTTTgcctaatataaaaaaatatataccaGGCAAAGACCATATCCTATCAAAACAAAAGCAAGAAGAGCAGACTGTAACATGCAACAGATTTAAAGCCAGTATGTACCTGCTTTATTTAGGGCTTCCAACCTAGAAAGAAGTCTTTTGTTCCGAGTTATCAGTGTCTCATTTAAGTCAAGCTCCCTAAAATTCCGATTAAATCCTTTTGATGCAAACTCAGATGTTTTCTCAGCACAAGCAATTTCCATGGCTAACTTGGCTTCAGCAGGGAACAATAATAGTGTCAACGCCACTGTGACACAAAACACAGCACATAGAATTCATATGTTGAAGCATAAGCCATCACATCTGGATTAAACAAACTAAAAATGCTATATCTTCAGTTTTTCCTTACAAGTATCAAATATTATTAATGAAACCAAATCTCAACAAAGCATAATGGGTAAATCATTAAACTGAAAAAATGGAAAGGATAAAGCATCTCATATTTGGAGAACGGTAGGCAGAATCATTGGCAGGATCTTGTGGGTACAATTGCCAAATCTAGCAACGAAAACCTCATGTAGAGAAAAAAGATGTGCCAAGTTGGGAAAAACATTATGCCACAAATTCATTTTATGTTGCTCCTATTACTTCGAACTCTTATGATACTCATTATCTGTCTTTAAACTTTCCAGCAgaggagtaaaaaagaaaagaagaaatcgGTATCCAGAAAgtcaaaatacaatatatgcaataatgatatagacaaacaaacaAGTCATCAACAAATTAACAAGGTTGCTTATGTTTAATATCTAGGTTTATCGACAACGCATGAGAAACACTATTACTGTCATGGATGAAAAGGAGACTAATTAAGTTTTTGCAAATAATAGTTGGCCTTCATGGAACACAAACCAAGGGGATTAGCGGGAACAAGATCATCAAATTAATGAACAAAAACATATAAAACActctcaaaataaaataataaattttaaaccaACGGAATCCAAAACGAAAATGCATTCCCATCTGAGGAAAAGCAAAACTGAAGGGACAAGACAAATTGTATGTCATAGTTAGCAACCATGCAAgtaattcaaatcaaaataaCATCAGCAGCACAGTACCTCTGTTTTCCAGGTACGCAATCCTCATGTCCAGATCATCAATTAGGGACATGATAGAAGCATCTCCAGCCCTGGGGTTCCTCCACATTTCTCTCTCTAAAAGATCTATGCATAGCCTGTCTTTATTAGCTTCCTGCCCCTTCTCTGTTTTAGCATGATAATCTTTTGGCCTAGTTAACCTTCGGCAGATGCTAACAGCACTTCTCCCATCCAATGTTAGGTCTAAAACACAAGCACCTTTTGCCAATAGAGACACTATCACTGATGGTTCTCTTCGCAATGCCGCAATGTGGAGACCTGTGTAACCTTGTGAATTTCTCAGGTTGACATCAGCAAGACCAAGGCCAAGCACTTCATACACAATCTTGGGGCTACAGTGCGCAGCAGCATAATGAAGAGCA from the Hevea brasiliensis isolate MT/VB/25A 57/8 unplaced genomic scaffold, ASM3005281v1 Scaf559, whole genome shotgun sequence genome contains:
- the LOC110648944 gene encoding BTB/POZ domain and ankyrin repeat-containing protein NPR1 isoform X1; protein product: MDRIARSDLDSISIEKDLPYQVSKDIKFLRKELMSDDEQKIEAVDPLHEMVIKRIHEALDLDDIEQVKLLLTDSDVTLNDANALHYAAAHCSPKIVYEVLGLGLADVNLRNSQGYTGLHIAALRREPSVIVSLLAKGACVLDLTLDGRSAVSICRRLTRPKDYHAKTEKGQEANKDRLCIDLLEREMWRNPRAGDASIMSLIDDLDMRIAYLENRVALTLLLFPAEAKLAMEIACAEKTSEFASKGFNRNFRELDLNETLITRNKRLLSRLEALNKAVELGRRFFPHCSQVLDQFMEDDSLLDLFYLEKDIPEEQRIKRVRFMELKEETWRAFGKDKAEFMSTV
- the LOC110648944 gene encoding BTB/POZ domain and ankyrin repeat-containing protein NPR1 isoform X2; amino-acid sequence: MDRIARSDLDSISIEKDLPYQVSKDIKFLRKELMSDDEQKIEAVDPLHEMVIKRIHEALDLDDIEQVKLLLTDSDVTLNDANALHYAAAHCSPKIVYEVLGLGLADVNLRNSQGYTGLHIAALRREPSVIVSLLAKGACVLDLTLDGRSAVSICRRLTRPKDYHAKTEKGQEANKDRLCIDLLEREMWRNPRAGDASIMSLIDDLDMRIAYLENRVALTLLLFPAEAKLAMEIACAEKTSEFASKGFNRNFRELDLNETLITRNKRLLSRLEALNKAVEIGRRFFPNRSQVLDQFMEDDSLLDLFYLEKDIPEEQRIKRVRFMELKEETRRAFSKDKA